From Tiliqua scincoides isolate rTilSci1 chromosome 2, rTilSci1.hap2, whole genome shotgun sequence, the proteins below share one genomic window:
- the CARNMT1 gene encoding carnosine N-methyltransferase, protein MSVAAACALPRKDPLQLQPPVKAMRRGRRPSEGEEEEEERRRASDGDVTLAGERRRREPQQQPQRRRQQQLAAVGAASGSGGGPEEEEEGEKLEREHFRRIINAFRYYGINMHERVNRTERQFRSLPASQQKLLPQFLPHLDKIRQCIDHNQGILKTIVNDCSHMFENKEYDDDGNGKITPASTFDMDKLKSTLKQFVRDWSETGKPERDSCYQPIINEIVKSFPKERWDLSKVNILVPGAGLGRLAWEIAMLGYTCQGNEWSLFMLFSSNFVLNRCSETNSYKLYPWIHQFSNNKRSVDQIQPVYFPDVDPHSLPPGANFSMTAGDFQEIYSECNIWDCIATCFFIDTAHNVIDYIDTIWKILKPGGIWINLGPLLYHFENLANELSIELSYEDIKNVILQYGFHIEMENESVLTTYTVNELSMMKYYYECVMFVVRKPESSI, encoded by the exons ATGTCGGTGGCGGCTGCCTGCGCCTTGCCGCGGAAAGACCCgctgcagctgcagcctcccGTGAAGGCGATGCGCAGGGGCCGCCGGCCGAGCGAGGgcgaggaggaagaagaggagaggcgGCGGGCGTCTGACGGGGACGTGACGCTGGCCGGTGAGCGGCGCAGGCGGGagccgcagcagcagccacagcggcggcggcagcagcaactGGCGGCTGTGGGAGCGGCgagcgggagcggaggaggaccggaagaggaggaggagggggaaaagctCGAGCGGGAGCACTTCCGGAGAATCATCAACGCCTTCCGTTACTATGG aaTTAATATGCATGAAAGAGTGAACCGTACAGAGAGGCAGTTTAGATCCCTTCCAGCCAGTCAACAGAAATTGCTTCCTCAGTTCCTTCCTCATCTTGACAAGATTCGGCAATGCATTGACCACAATCAAGGAATATTGAAAACAATTGTGAATGATTGCAGTCACATGTTTGAAAATAAAGAATATGATGATGAT GGAAATGGAAAGATTACACCAGCTTCAACTTTTGACATGGATAAGTTAAAGTCCACTTTGAAACAGTTTGTAAGAGACTGGAGTGAAACTGGGAAACCTGAGAGAGATTCCTGCTATCAGCCAATCATTAATGAAATTGTAAAGAGCTTTCCAAAAGAAAGATG GGATCTCTCCAAAGTTAATATCCTGGTACCTGGTGCTGGGCTAGGTAGATTGGCTTGGGAAATAGCTATGCTCGGTTATACTTGCCAAGGAAACGAATGGAGCCTCTTTATGCTCTTTTCTTCTAACTTTGTACTCAACAG ATGTTCTGAAACTAATTCATACAAACTGTATCCCTGGATCCATCAGTTTAGCAATAACAAGAGATCTGTTGATCAGATACAGCCAGTTTATTTCCCTGATGTTGATCCTCACAGTCTTCCTCCTGGTGCAAACTTTTCTATGACTGCTGGAGATTTTCAAGAAATCTACTCTGAGTGTA ATATATGGGATTGCATAGCAACCTGTTTCTTCATAGACACTGCACATAATGTCATAGATTACATTGATACAATATGGAAAATACTCAAACCAGGAGGAATATGGATCAATTTAG GTCCTCTTCTTTACCACTTTGAAAACTTAGCAAATGAATTATCTATTGAGTTGAGTTATGAGGATATTAAAAATGTCATATTACAATATGGATTCCACATAGAG atggaaaatgAGTCTGTTTTGACAACATATACTGTGAATGAGCTATCTATGATGAAATACTACTACGAATGTGTGATGTTTGTAGTTCGGAAACCAGAAAGCAGTATCTGA
- the C2H9orf40 gene encoding uncharacterized protein C9orf40 homolog, with the protein MAKRGAEALAYRAPWESLLLPPPAPRAKRSRSDCERPRRAAVWAGGKKRKREEEEAAEAARGKRPAPSETSGLRKEAEAGAVPPQGPTPLVPEEAAASGGDLDENDVWNYNSFQYWRSPLPTIDLSDILDLEKDDTVEARDSSSIGLSEMET; encoded by the exons ATGGCTAAGCGCGGGGCGGAGGCGCTGGCCTACCGCGCGCCTTGGGAGAGCCTCCTCTTGCCCCCTCCAGCACCGCGTGCGAAGCGCTCGCGGAGCGACTGCGAGCGGCCGAGACGCGCCGCGGTCTGGGCCGGCGGCAAGAAGAGgaagcgggaggaggaggaggcggcagaaGCGGCGAGAGGGAAGCGGCCCGCCCCGTCGGAGACCAGCGGGCTGCGGAAGGAGGCGGAGGCGGGCGCGGTGCCCCCGCAGGGACCGACGCCACTGGTGCCTGAGGAGGCGGCCGCCTCGGGAGGGGACTTG GATGAAAATGATGTTTGGAACTATAACTCCTTCCAGTACTGGAGGTCTCCATTACCCACTATTGACTTGTCTGATATTCTGGATTTAGAAAAAGATGACACAGTGGAAGCAAGAGACTCCAGCAGCATTGGACTCTCAGAAATGGAAACTTGA